A stretch of the Flavobacterium aquiphilum genome encodes the following:
- a CDS encoding glycoside hydrolase, protein MNLKKRNIVRLSIALFIGFLTQSILAQNEAPFFGKINWINGYSQEISGENISYNSAFQDYATVALLTRNTDGNKVIEWETAPVPKGTKGEYVYFGFVAGHSTGTSSGDRNYDLYVNDKKLLTFTTLPKNQKPNWIFKAEDGSALVFQQTKLDGARDSQGYAFLRLPVNKVKPGQSVRIKIVGQKQNSTDWFMAFKFPFEENVKVVPMPFLLKDGTQSLALTVLHFGKEETVKVKINDKENHIYTVKNGMNSFDVPVAAVSKEEKVKVLATIGNKTYINDSYVVKPVIYRELHLIHHAHTDIGYSHLQPEVLKIHNKNIDDALEMIEKTKSYPEEAKFKWNIESIWAVENYLKVATPTKKERFVAAVKNGDIFLSALYANMLTGMSQPEEMFHYTDYAAKLRKEFGFKINGAMISDIPGFAWSTVTALSKGGVKYFSIGSNFMGLDHPYLGDRAGHFLKNWGDKPVWWTSPSGQEKVLFWAGAKGYSSWHGMQPGAIFERGSKKIADYLNELTANNYPYDMVQWRFNIVADNGPIEPNISDFVKKWNEKYASPKLVLNTTEKLFETFEKKYGDKIPTVKGDMTPYWEDGAISTAEEEGKNRINSLRLQQLTTLYTMLDSKKYNEKKFYEAWRNILLFHEHTWGAHNSTTEPDVPFVTEQWCIKKQYLLDGDKQINELEKNLFEDISNSQSKKIAVFNTSSWKRTGLVIIESSVDGKSVKDANGNLLPLQKLNNGKQAFIAKDVPAFGSVSYEITNKVAPALSSKFVLSENSLSNGKIEFSWDKNNGSITNLKTVSDFNYAGDFKKQGLNSYWYVPGLNPEEAQTNGNVQIKIIEKGPVITTVSITSDAPGANKLERIISLYSGSDEVMIQNVLDKKAIRNKEGVHFGYPFNEQFTKTTLDAGYGSMEFLKDQLPGSNMDYLYGRRWVDVSAGDKGIQWLLLESPLVEPSNMIDERKVVEGNHKEWKKTGQPTATWFSYVMNNYWHTNYKADQEGIVSFRYALRPHAAVNAEDIEKAAADFTQPLIGIMIKDDVKLPSNLFELTNSKIVVTSLTPNEDGTILMRLFNPESSAQETKFIWKSLVPKSIIDVTTGDEKTSSSEISIVGSGVSEFLLKK, encoded by the coding sequence ATGAATTTAAAAAAACGAAACATTGTCCGGTTATCTATTGCTCTTTTTATCGGCTTTTTAACGCAGTCAATCCTTGCACAAAATGAAGCTCCTTTTTTCGGAAAAATCAATTGGATTAATGGTTACTCTCAAGAAATAAGCGGAGAAAATATTAGCTATAATTCGGCTTTTCAGGATTACGCCACTGTAGCGCTTTTGACCAGAAATACAGATGGTAATAAAGTCATTGAATGGGAAACAGCTCCAGTTCCAAAAGGGACTAAAGGCGAGTATGTTTATTTCGGATTTGTAGCCGGACATTCTACAGGGACCAGTAGTGGTGACAGAAATTATGATTTATATGTCAATGACAAAAAGCTTTTGACTTTCACAACTTTGCCTAAAAATCAAAAACCAAATTGGATTTTCAAAGCTGAAGATGGTTCGGCACTAGTGTTTCAACAAACAAAGTTGGACGGTGCACGTGATTCACAAGGATATGCTTTTTTGCGTCTTCCAGTAAATAAAGTAAAACCGGGTCAATCCGTTCGCATCAAAATTGTAGGTCAGAAACAAAACAGCACGGATTGGTTCATGGCTTTCAAATTTCCTTTTGAGGAAAATGTAAAAGTTGTTCCGATGCCTTTTCTTTTAAAAGATGGAACACAATCTTTAGCTCTTACTGTTTTGCATTTTGGAAAAGAAGAAACTGTAAAGGTGAAAATTAATGATAAAGAAAATCACATTTATACGGTTAAAAATGGAATGAACAGTTTTGATGTTCCGGTTGCAGCAGTGAGTAAAGAAGAAAAAGTAAAAGTGCTCGCGACCATTGGGAATAAAACGTATATCAACGATTCTTATGTTGTAAAACCTGTTATTTACAGGGAACTTCATTTGATTCATCATGCGCATACTGATATTGGTTATTCACATTTACAGCCTGAAGTTTTGAAAATTCACAATAAAAATATTGATGATGCCCTCGAAATGATTGAAAAAACAAAATCATATCCCGAAGAGGCAAAATTCAAATGGAATATTGAATCAATCTGGGCTGTTGAAAATTATCTGAAAGTAGCTACTCCAACGAAAAAAGAGAGATTTGTTGCGGCTGTGAAAAATGGCGATATTTTCCTTTCTGCTTTGTATGCAAACATGCTTACCGGCATGAGTCAACCCGAAGAGATGTTTCATTACACGGATTATGCGGCGAAATTGCGTAAGGAATTTGGATTTAAAATAAACGGAGCAATGATTTCGGATATCCCCGGATTTGCATGGTCAACCGTAACGGCTCTTTCAAAAGGAGGCGTGAAATACTTTTCGATAGGTTCTAATTTTATGGGATTAGACCATCCTTATTTGGGAGATAGGGCAGGTCATTTTTTGAAGAATTGGGGAGACAAACCAGTTTGGTGGACTTCTCCTTCGGGTCAGGAAAAAGTTCTGTTTTGGGCTGGAGCCAAAGGATATTCGTCGTGGCACGGCATGCAACCTGGCGCTATTTTCGAAAGAGGTTCTAAAAAAATCGCTGATTATTTGAACGAACTGACCGCAAATAATTATCCTTATGACATGGTGCAATGGCGCTTTAATATCGTTGCTGATAATGGGCCAATTGAACCTAATATTTCTGATTTTGTAAAAAAATGGAATGAGAAATATGCATCTCCAAAATTGGTTCTGAACACTACGGAGAAACTATTTGAAACTTTCGAAAAAAAATATGGTGATAAAATCCCAACCGTAAAAGGGGATATGACACCTTATTGGGAAGACGGAGCTATTTCGACCGCTGAGGAAGAAGGAAAAAACAGAATCAACAGTTTGCGTTTACAGCAATTGACAACGCTTTATACGATGCTAGATTCTAAAAAATATAACGAAAAAAAATTTTACGAAGCCTGGAGAAATATTCTCCTGTTTCATGAGCATACCTGGGGAGCACATAATAGTACAACCGAACCGGATGTCCCTTTTGTAACTGAACAGTGGTGTATTAAAAAACAGTATTTACTTGATGGCGACAAGCAGATTAATGAGCTGGAGAAAAATTTGTTTGAGGATATAAGTAATTCACAATCAAAAAAAATTGCCGTTTTCAATACTTCTTCATGGAAAAGAACTGGATTAGTGATTATTGAATCATCAGTTGACGGAAAATCAGTGAAAGATGCTAATGGAAATCTTTTGCCTTTGCAAAAATTAAACAACGGAAAACAGGCTTTTATCGCTAAAGACGTTCCTGCTTTTGGATCTGTTTCGTATGAAATTACAAATAAAGTAGCGCCTGCTTTGTCCAGCAAATTTGTTTTGAGTGAAAATTCATTATCGAATGGAAAAATTGAATTCTCTTGGGACAAAAACAATGGAAGCATCACGAATTTGAAAACCGTTTCGGATTTCAATTATGCGGGTGATTTCAAAAAACAAGGATTAAATAGTTATTGGTATGTACCGGGATTGAATCCTGAAGAAGCTCAAACTAACGGAAATGTTCAGATAAAAATTATTGAAAAAGGACCAGTTATTACAACAGTTTCAATTACTTCAGATGCTCCTGGAGCCAATAAATTGGAGCGTATTATTTCGCTTTACAGTGGAAGCGACGAAGTAATGATCCAAAATGTTTTGGATAAAAAAGCCATCCGAAACAAAGAGGGTGTTCATTTTGGATATCCATTCAATGAGCAATTTACCAAAACCACTCTTGATGCCGGTTATGGCTCGATGGAGTTCCTAAAAGATCAATTGCCAGGATCGAATATGGATTATTTATACGGAAGAAGATGGGTGGATGTTTCTGCTGGAGACAAGGGAATTCAGTGGTTATTATTAGAATCGCCTTTGGTTGAACCAAGCAATATGATTGATGAAAGAAAAGTCGTTGAAGGTAATCACAAAGAATGGAAAAAAACGGGTCAACCAACTGCAACCTGGTTCAGTTATGTGATGAATAATTATTGGCACACCAATTATAAAGCAGATCAGGAAGGAATCGTAAGTTTCAGATATGCGCTTCGTCCTCACGCTGCAGTAAACGCAGAAGATATAGAAAAAGCGGCTGCGGATTTTACACAACCTTTGATTGGAATTATGATTAAAGACGACGTGAAATTGCCTTCGAATCTTTTTGAATTAACAAACTCAAAAATTGTGGTAACTAGTCTAACTCCGAACGAAGATGGTACAATATTAATGCGTTTGTTCAATCCGGAATCCTCTGCTCAAGAAACCAAATTTATTTGGAAATCATTAGTACCAAAATCTATTATTGATGTAACGACTGGAGACGAAAAAACAAGTTCCTCCGAAATTAGTATCGTTGGAAGTGGAGTTTCAGAATTTTTATTGAAGAAATAA
- a CDS encoding GH92 family glycosyl hydrolase yields MKTISKGILLLLMSISIFSCSKKKDDFNAASWVNPQIGSVHGRWFFYTPASVPFGMAKLAPHTNAYGSGGSWEPCGYDNRHNSIEGFGHFHEFQIGGLVAMPITGKLQTTPGTLEKPETGYRSTFDKKDEHAEPGYYSVFLKEYGIKAELTATERVGFHRYTFPKSKESRIIFDIGHREGESSGVTEATMKLSGKNTLEGTIETYPEYLKFCDPEKRVKMYFVIQMSKTPESYGSFIEDKTFDSQKETKGIGNGMYINFTTKKGEVVEMQVGLSYTSIENAKLNLKTESEGQTFDAVRTAAHEKWNEKLGRIKVETKDSINKVKFYTGLYHALLGRGLASDVNGSYPRHDGKIGRIPLDSNGKPKYNHYNTDGIWGGFWNLGQLWALAYPDYLSQYIQSNLDFAKETGWLHDGVAAGAHSNGVQTNCFGLMIAATYNCGIRDFNVDEAYKIAYKNETGYNNRPFGSGKYDLSYFVKDGYIPSKDTVLANGWKFNFGASHTLEFAYTSYGVSQFAKALGKKADYEKLMKQAGNWKNIFDPETKFIRPRYQDGKFIENFDPMQAWRGFQEANGYQYTWYVPQDPAGLIKVLGLDLFNQRLENTFNVSQKSTFGGGNGIDSFSGLEMLYNHGNQPCLHQSFLFNYSGKPWLTQKWSRTICDEFYGAEPLHGYGYGQDEDQGQLGAWYVMASMGLFDVQGHAAMHPTFQFGSPLFDKVTIKLDKKYYKGDELVIVTKNNSKKNRYIQSASFNGEKNENVWIDRKKLTDGGTLIFDMGVNPNTKWGIKTPPPSMSTSN; encoded by the coding sequence ATGAAGACAATATCAAAAGGAATTTTACTGCTGTTAATGAGCATTTCTATTTTTTCTTGTTCGAAGAAAAAAGATGATTTTAATGCTGCTTCTTGGGTTAATCCACAAATTGGTTCGGTACATGGGCGTTGGTTTTTTTACACACCGGCTTCTGTGCCTTTTGGTATGGCTAAATTAGCTCCTCACACTAATGCTTACGGAAGTGGCGGAAGCTGGGAACCCTGTGGTTACGACAATCGTCATAATTCTATTGAAGGTTTCGGACATTTTCACGAATTTCAAATCGGTGGATTGGTAGCGATGCCGATAACAGGAAAATTACAAACTACGCCTGGAACTTTGGAAAAGCCGGAAACAGGTTATCGTTCGACTTTTGACAAAAAAGACGAACATGCAGAGCCTGGTTATTATTCGGTTTTTCTAAAAGAGTACGGTATTAAAGCCGAATTAACAGCTACAGAAAGAGTTGGTTTTCATCGATACACTTTTCCGAAATCAAAGGAATCACGCATCATTTTCGATATTGGACATCGCGAAGGTGAAAGTAGCGGTGTGACGGAAGCCACAATGAAACTTTCGGGCAAGAATACTTTGGAAGGAACTATAGAAACGTATCCTGAATACTTGAAATTCTGCGACCCAGAAAAAAGAGTGAAAATGTATTTTGTTATTCAGATGAGCAAAACGCCAGAATCGTACGGTTCATTTATTGAAGACAAAACTTTCGATAGTCAAAAAGAAACCAAAGGAATTGGAAATGGAATGTATATAAATTTCACAACCAAAAAAGGAGAAGTTGTCGAAATGCAAGTTGGACTTTCTTATACAAGTATTGAAAACGCTAAACTGAATTTGAAAACCGAATCGGAAGGTCAGACATTTGATGCAGTAAGAACTGCGGCACATGAAAAATGGAATGAGAAATTAGGACGAATCAAAGTTGAAACTAAAGACAGCATTAATAAAGTAAAATTCTACACTGGTTTGTACCATGCACTTTTAGGACGTGGATTGGCAAGTGATGTCAACGGAAGTTATCCTAGACACGACGGTAAAATTGGTCGTATTCCTTTGGATTCAAACGGAAAACCAAAATACAATCATTACAACACAGACGGAATTTGGGGCGGATTTTGGAATTTGGGACAACTTTGGGCTTTAGCGTATCCTGATTATTTGAGTCAATACATTCAGTCTAATCTTGATTTTGCTAAAGAAACGGGTTGGTTGCACGACGGAGTTGCCGCCGGAGCACATTCGAACGGTGTACAAACAAACTGTTTTGGCTTGATGATTGCCGCGACTTATAACTGTGGCATTCGTGATTTTAACGTGGATGAAGCTTATAAAATAGCTTATAAAAATGAAACCGGTTACAACAATCGCCCATTTGGTTCAGGGAAATATGATCTGTCCTATTTTGTAAAAGACGGTTATATTCCGTCGAAAGACACTGTATTGGCAAATGGATGGAAGTTCAACTTCGGGGCATCACATACACTCGAATTTGCCTATACTTCTTACGGAGTTTCGCAATTTGCAAAAGCATTGGGGAAAAAAGCAGATTATGAAAAATTGATGAAGCAAGCCGGAAATTGGAAAAATATCTTTGATCCCGAAACCAAATTCATTCGACCAAGATACCAAGATGGGAAATTTATTGAAAATTTTGATCCAATGCAGGCTTGGAGAGGATTTCAGGAAGCAAATGGCTATCAATATACTTGGTATGTTCCGCAAGATCCAGCGGGCTTAATAAAAGTTTTGGGCTTGGATTTATTCAACCAACGTTTGGAAAATACATTTAACGTAAGTCAAAAATCAACTTTTGGCGGAGGAAACGGAATCGACAGTTTCTCAGGATTGGAAATGTTGTACAACCACGGTAATCAGCCTTGTTTGCACCAGTCCTTTTTATTCAATTATTCAGGCAAACCTTGGTTAACGCAAAAATGGTCACGTACAATTTGTGACGAATTTTACGGAGCGGAGCCGCTTCATGGTTACGGTTACGGACAAGACGAAGATCAAGGGCAATTGGGAGCTTGGTACGTAATGGCTTCGATGGGATTGTTTGATGTTCAGGGTCACGCAGCGATGCATCCGACCTTCCAATTCGGAAGTCCGTTATTTGATAAAGTAACAATCAAATTGGACAAGAAATATTATAAGGGTGACGAATTGGTAATTGTAACCAAAAATAATTCGAAGAAAAACAGGTACATCCAATCAGCTTCTTTCAATGGCGAAAAAAATGAAAATGTGTGGATTGACCGCAAAAAACTAACTGATGGAGGAACCTTGATTTTTGATATGGGCGTAAATCCTAATACCAAATGGGGAATAAAAACTCCGCCTCCATCAATGAGTACAAGTAATTAA
- a CDS encoding sugar porter family MFS transporter: MKRQRTNYFISLITLIAALGGFLFGFDMAVVSGIIEPLKLQYGLSSGQEGLFVSCALLGCIVGVAFSGYMSDKIGRRKVLFVSAVLFLISAIGFAFSEVYVVLIAFRVLAGMGVGVASNVSPLYISEVAPSQKRGKLVVFYQLAITVGVLAAYISNLFLQRYASANAGEGTGLVHWMFVENVWRGMFIVGVIPALAFCLLLLIVPESPRWLVQYGENVKALDILTKINGEETARLELDSIKEMAGQKSGGIKELLQLPLRKLLILAMVLTALSQFSGINGVIFYGPTILKSAGIVTSDALFYQVILGSANVLFTFIAISKVDSWGRRPLYIVGSLCAAFALALTAFCFLMNVTGWFMLFSIILFLLFFAFSLGPLKFVISTEIFPTHIRGTALSVCIMTMWVSDYIVNLLFPVMRDGLGIATTFFIFSFFCILSFLYAKKKLFETKGKSLEEIEREWNSDLNSGKELSINKMEILEEIE; this comes from the coding sequence ATGAAAAGACAAAGAACTAATTATTTTATATCGCTTATAACGCTGATTGCAGCTTTAGGAGGCTTTTTATTCGGTTTTGATATGGCCGTAGTAAGTGGAATTATTGAACCATTGAAATTGCAGTATGGCTTATCATCAGGTCAGGAAGGATTATTTGTGTCCTGCGCTTTATTAGGGTGTATTGTAGGTGTTGCGTTTTCGGGTTACATGAGCGATAAAATAGGAAGAAGGAAAGTACTGTTTGTTTCTGCTGTTTTGTTTTTAATCAGTGCTATTGGATTCGCGTTTTCGGAAGTTTATGTAGTATTGATTGCTTTTCGTGTCCTTGCAGGAATGGGTGTGGGTGTGGCTTCGAATGTGTCACCGCTTTATATTTCCGAGGTGGCGCCTTCGCAAAAGAGAGGAAAGTTGGTTGTTTTTTATCAACTTGCCATAACCGTTGGAGTTTTGGCGGCTTATATCAGTAATTTATTTTTGCAGCGATACGCTTCGGCCAATGCTGGAGAAGGAACTGGTTTGGTGCATTGGATGTTTGTTGAAAATGTTTGGCGCGGAATGTTCATCGTTGGGGTTATACCGGCTTTGGCGTTTTGTTTGTTATTATTAATAGTTCCCGAAAGCCCACGCTGGTTGGTACAATACGGGGAAAACGTTAAGGCATTGGATATTTTGACAAAAATAAATGGCGAAGAAACGGCTCGTTTGGAGTTGGATTCCATCAAAGAAATGGCTGGTCAAAAATCAGGCGGAATTAAAGAGTTATTACAATTGCCACTTCGTAAATTATTGATTTTGGCAATGGTACTTACAGCTTTGTCACAATTTAGCGGAATCAATGGCGTGATTTTTTACGGGCCAACAATTTTGAAATCGGCAGGAATTGTTACCAGTGATGCGCTGTTTTATCAGGTAATATTGGGATCTGCCAATGTGCTTTTTACTTTTATTGCCATTTCAAAAGTGGATAGTTGGGGTCGCAGACCATTATACATTGTAGGTTCTTTGTGTGCCGCTTTTGCATTGGCATTAACCGCTTTTTGTTTCCTAATGAATGTTACGGGTTGGTTCATGCTCTTTAGTATTATTTTATTCCTGTTGTTTTTTGCTTTTTCGCTTGGGCCATTAAAATTTGTTATATCGACAGAAATTTTTCCAACTCATATAAGAGGAACCGCTTTATCAGTCTGCATTATGACGATGTGGGTTTCCGATTATATAGTGAATCTATTGTTTCCTGTGATGCGAGACGGATTGGGAATTGCTACTACGTTTTTTATTTTCTCCTTCTTCTGTATTCTTTCTTTTTTATATGCTAAAAAGAAACTGTTTGAAACCAAAGGAAAAAGTCTGGAAGAAATTGAAAGAGAATGGAATTCTGATTTGAATAGTGGCAAGGAATTATCCATTAATAAAATGGAGATTTTAGAAGAAATTGAATAA
- a CDS encoding bifunctional YncE family protein/alkaline phosphatase family protein yields MKNRSVQIVFASLFSFFFGNGLIAQTQLQKEVKTVLLPNGWSITNVGRSLPLGDLPLNIAVSKSKKWIAVTNNGLGKHYIQLIDPKKEKQVDSIIIPSSWYGLKFSSNEKQLYASGGNDNVIYRIDLIGNKLKLADTITLGKKWPNRISPAGFDVDDKNQLLYVVTKDNNSLYVMDLKTEKVKKQLPLGGEGFTCVLSPYSKELYVSCWGCEKLLVYDTIKEEFIASVPVGSHPNEILLSKNNDFLFVANSNDNSVSVIDRKTRNIVETLNAALYPDAPAGSTTNSLSLSDNGKQLYIANADNNCLAVFDVSHSGKSKSLGFIPTGWYPTNVRIVNKKIFVANGKGFVPMTNLQAPTPYTKGYNLQYRAEDASKPKSVHSIGELFKGTLSIIDQPSTDLLGAYTKMVYQNSPYSKEKELKAHNDVGNPVPMKVGDVSPIKYVFYVIKENRTYDQVMGDVKEGNGDPSLVMFGEKITPNQHKLAKDFVLLDNFYVDAEVSADGHNWSLGAYATDYLEKMWPTCYGRAWDYPGEGRRPIANNKAGFIWDACKRGNVSYRTYGEFIIEKKPTIAVLQNHYCKSFNTWVELAEKDVNRFEQWKKDFDSLVAIKQVPRFNTIRFLNDHTEGLRKGRPTPNAHVADNDLATGLLVEYLSKSPIWNECLVLIVEDDAQSGTDHVDAHRSTAFLAGPYVKRNFVDHTMYSSTSFLRTIELVLGLPPMSQHDAASTPLWNSFTSKPDFTPFKSVPANIDLNEKNIAMNKWQQKSETYDFSKVDAIPDLEFTELLWYAIKGDAVAFPGPRRAAFVSLNDKKDDDD; encoded by the coding sequence ATGAAAAATCGTTCTGTTCAAATAGTTTTTGCGTCTTTGTTTTCTTTCTTTTTTGGGAATGGTTTAATAGCGCAAACTCAACTGCAAAAAGAAGTCAAAACCGTTTTATTGCCTAATGGCTGGTCAATTACAAATGTTGGCAGGTCTTTACCTTTGGGCGATTTGCCATTGAATATTGCTGTTAGTAAATCAAAAAAATGGATTGCAGTAACTAATAACGGTTTAGGGAAGCATTATATTCAGCTTATTGACCCTAAAAAGGAAAAACAAGTCGATAGTATTATTATTCCTTCGAGTTGGTACGGATTGAAGTTTAGTTCAAACGAAAAACAATTGTACGCTTCGGGAGGGAATGACAATGTTATTTACCGAATCGATTTGATTGGTAATAAACTCAAACTTGCCGATACCATTACTTTAGGCAAAAAATGGCCAAATAGAATTTCGCCTGCAGGCTTTGATGTTGACGACAAAAATCAGTTGCTTTATGTGGTGACCAAAGACAATAATTCACTTTATGTGATGGATTTGAAAACCGAAAAAGTTAAAAAGCAACTTCCTTTGGGCGGTGAAGGCTTTACCTGTGTTTTGTCTCCCTATTCAAAAGAATTGTATGTGAGTTGTTGGGGTTGCGAAAAATTATTGGTTTATGATACTATAAAAGAAGAATTTATAGCTTCAGTTCCTGTAGGAAGCCACCCAAATGAGATTCTACTTTCAAAAAATAATGATTTTCTATTTGTTGCCAATTCTAATGATAATTCGGTTTCAGTCATTGATAGAAAAACACGTAATATCGTTGAAACACTTAATGCTGCCTTATATCCTGATGCACCGGCGGGATCAACTACCAATTCTTTGAGTTTGAGCGATAATGGAAAACAACTTTATATTGCCAATGCTGATAATAATTGTCTTGCTGTTTTTGATGTAAGTCATTCTGGTAAAAGCAAATCGCTTGGATTTATTCCTACTGGCTGGTATCCTACGAATGTTAGGATTGTGAACAAGAAAATATTTGTAGCCAACGGAAAAGGATTTGTTCCGATGACCAATCTTCAGGCACCAACACCTTATACAAAAGGATATAATTTACAATATAGGGCAGAGGACGCTTCCAAACCCAAATCGGTGCATTCGATTGGTGAATTGTTCAAAGGGACATTAAGCATTATCGACCAACCATCTACAGATTTATTGGGCGCTTATACTAAAATGGTTTATCAAAATTCGCCGTATTCAAAAGAAAAAGAACTGAAAGCGCATAATGATGTTGGAAATCCCGTTCCAATGAAAGTTGGGGATGTAAGCCCAATAAAATATGTGTTTTATGTTATCAAAGAAAACCGAACCTACGACCAGGTTATGGGTGATGTAAAAGAAGGAAATGGAGATCCTTCGCTAGTTATGTTTGGCGAAAAAATAACACCCAATCAGCACAAGTTGGCGAAAGACTTTGTGCTTTTGGATAATTTTTATGTTGATGCCGAAGTCAGTGCTGATGGTCATAATTGGTCACTTGGCGCTTATGCAACAGATTATCTTGAAAAAATGTGGCCTACCTGCTACGGTCGTGCTTGGGATTATCCAGGAGAAGGCCGCAGACCGATTGCCAACAATAAAGCAGGGTTTATTTGGGATGCTTGCAAACGTGGCAATGTAAGTTACAGAACTTATGGCGAATTTATTATTGAAAAAAAGCCGACAATAGCTGTTTTGCAAAATCATTATTGCAAAAGTTTCAATACTTGGGTCGAATTGGCAGAAAAAGATGTAAACCGTTTCGAACAATGGAAAAAAGATTTTGATTCGTTGGTAGCAATTAAGCAAGTTCCTCGATTTAATACAATCCGTTTTCTGAACGACCACACCGAAGGCTTAAGAAAAGGAAGACCCACGCCAAATGCACACGTTGCAGACAATGATTTGGCTACAGGACTTTTAGTCGAATATTTAAGTAAAAGCCCTATTTGGAACGAATGTTTGGTTTTAATTGTAGAAGATGATGCTCAAAGTGGAACTGATCATGTAGATGCACATAGAAGCACCGCTTTTTTAGCAGGACCGTATGTAAAACGGAATTTTGTGGATCATACGATGTATTCCTCGACTTCGTTTTTACGTACGATAGAGTTGGTTTTGGGATTACCGCCAATGTCGCAACATGATGCCGCTTCGACTCCTTTGTGGAATAGCTTTACATCAAAACCCGATTTTACACCATTCAAGTCGGTTCCCGCAAATATTGATTTGAACGAAAAGAATATAGCAATGAATAAATGGCAGCAAAAATCAGAGACTTACGATTTCTCAAAAGTTGATGCCATTCCTGATCTGGAATTTACAGAATTGCTTTGGTACGCTATTAAAGGGGATGCAGTTGCATTTCCAGGTCCCAGACGAGCTGCTTTTGTTAGTCTGAACGATAAAAAGGACGATGATGATTAA